A part of Oncorhynchus clarkii lewisi isolate Uvic-CL-2024 chromosome 17, UVic_Ocla_1.0, whole genome shotgun sequence genomic DNA contains:
- the LOC139369397 gene encoding uncharacterized protein, with translation MKPNSPYLDNFLDTGEHPEDQRTYVMFHGTSVEAAELIKKNGFILSRADISMLGAGVYVTRDIQKACEYPLGVSNSKRRVLKVRVDVGKVKIIDQQDHPMQKTWHTEHGYDTAWVPPGVDMVESNRQENCVYDPKRIKVMEVMKVNKKTISRYRHLQSGVSPEDSHVYVMYHGTSKQIAVDIQRNGFKPSKDGMLGAGVYLSRDIRKVIKYPIGADDSDKMVLKVKVDVGKVKIINKQDHDMQYNWHTKHGYDTAWVSPGVGMVNSDQEEDCVFDPKRITVLTMLKVSTMKIWDILKAIETPPGVPYWEKRVLQVRVDVGKVIIIEKKNHPKQKTWNTVHGYDTGWVPPEVGMEEEDCVYNPKIVKGHGNNLKV, from the exons ATGAAACCAAACTCTCCATACTTAGACAACTTTCTCGACACTGGTGAACATCCTGAGGATCAACGAACATATGTGATGTTCCATGGCACCTCAGTAGAGGCTGCAGAGCTGATTAAGAAGAATGGCTTCATACTATCAAGAGCAGATATCAGCATGCTTGGTGCTGGTGTTTATGTTACACGGGACATTCAAAAAGCCTGTGAATACCCCCTTGGTGTTTCCAACTCTAAGAGAAGAGTACTAAAAGTCAGAGTGGATGTAGGGAAGGTTAAGATCATAGACCAGCAGGATCACCCCATGCAGAAGACCTGGCATACCGAGCATGGATATGACACCGCCTGGGTTCCACCAGGTGTCGATATGGTAGAAAGCAACCGACAGGAGAACTGTGTCTACGACCCAAAGAGAATCAAAGTCATGGAGGTCATGAAAGTAAACAAAAAGACCAT ATCTAGATACCGTCATCTTCAGAGTGGAGTCTCCCCTGAGGACAGCCACGTCTATGTGATGTATCATGGAACATCAAAACAGATTGCTGTGGATATACAGAGAAATGGATTCAAACCTTCCAAAGATGGCATGCTTGGTGCAGGTGTTTACCTCAGTCGAGACATCCGAAAAGTCATTAAATACCCCATTGGGGCCGATGACTCAGACAAGATGGTTCTGAAAGTGAAGGTGGATGTTGGCAAGGTTAAGATCATTAACAAACAGGATCACGACATGCAATACAACTGGCACACTAAGCATGGGTATGACACTGCCTGGGTTTCACCTGGTGTTGGCATGGTGAATAGCGACCAAGAGGAGGACTGTGTTTTCGACCCAAAGAGAATCACAGTGCTGACAATGCTGAAAGTGTCCACCATGAAAAT TTGGGACATTCTAAAAGCCATTGAAACCCCCCCTGGTGTCCCCTACTGGGAGAAAAGAGTACTTCAAGTCAGAGTGGATGTGGGGAAGGTTATTATCATAGAGAAGAAGAACCACCCCAAGCAGAAGACCTGGAACACTGTGCATGGCTATGACACTGGCTGGGTTCCACCTGAGGTTGGCATGGAAGAGGAGGACTGTGTCTACAACCCAAAGATAGTGAAAGGTCATGGAAATAACTTGAAAGTATGA
- the LOC139370718 gene encoding uncharacterized protein: MALKGYTKQKNKTNSPYYLENILETNEHPEDHKEYVMFHGTTKEATELIKKNGFTPSREELGPGVYVSRDIGKAIKYPLGVSNNKRRVLKVKVDVGKVKIIDRQNHPMQETWHTEHGYDTAWVPPGVSMVLSNQQGNCVYDPKRIKVMQVMKVKENNISRHRHLQSGVSPEDSHVYVMYHGTSKQIAVDIQRNGFKPSKDGMLGAGVYLSRDIRKAIKYPIGADDSDKMVLKVKVDVGKVKIIDVQGHDMQYDWHTYGYDTAWVPPGVGMVPSNQQENCVYDPKRIKVMALLKVAILKKLNPSLEVES; the protein is encoded by the exons ATGGCGTTGAAGGGGTACACcaagcagaaaaacaaaacaaattcacCATACTACTTAGAAAACATTCTTGAGACCAATGAGCATCCAGAGGATCACAAAGAATATGTGATGTTCCACGGCACCACAAAAGAGGCTACAGAGTTGATAAAGAAGAATGGTTTCACACCATCAAGAGAAGAACTTGGGCCTGGTGTGTATGTCAGTCGAGACATCGGGAAAGCAATTAAATACCCCCTTGGTGTTTCCAACAATAAGAGAAGAGTACTAAAAGTCAAAGTGGATGTAGGGAAGGTTAAAATCATAGATCGACAGAACCACCCCATGCAGGAGACCTGGCATACCGAGCATGGATATGACACGGCCTGGGTTCCCCCAGGGGTCAGTATGGTGCTGAGCAACCAACAGGGGAACTGTGTCTACGACCCAAAGAGAATCAAAGTCATGCAGGTCATGAAAGTAAAAGAAAACAACAT ATCTCGACACCGTCATCTTCAGAGTGGAGTCTCCCCTGAGGACAGCCACGTCTACGTGATGTACCATGGAACATCAAAACAGATTGCTGTGGATATACAGAGAAATGGATTCAAACCTTCCAAAGATGGCATGCTTGGTGCAGGTGTTTACCTCAGTCGAGACATCCGAAAAGCCATTAAATACCCCATTGGGGCCGATGACTCAGACAAGATGGTTCTGAAAGTGAAGGTGGATGTTGGCAAGGTTAAGATCATTGATGTGCAGGGTCACGACATGCAATACGACTGGCACACATATGGGTATGACACTGCCTGGGTTCCACCTGGTGTTGGCATGGTGCCGAGCAACCAACAGGAGAACTGTGTCTACGACCCAAAGAGAATCAAAGTCATGGCATTGCTGAAAGTGGCCATCTTGAAAAA GTTAAACCCCTCACTGGAGGTTGAGTCTTGA